One genomic segment of Natrialbaceae archaeon AArc-T1-2 includes these proteins:
- a CDS encoding DUF4040 domain-containing protein, whose translation MIWLELGLIAFVIIAAVFVALARDVVGAIVTFAAFGLGISVIWTLLAAPDVALVEAAVGAGVISVLLLITLVKTTGRSTSADDAGLREKLQPLNGPALLILGGLAIPLGYTILSLPAIGDPTAPAVSAEFADGTQTPYGYYIAETLDEAGFPNAVVSVLVVYRGLDTLGELIVAFSAAVSVLVVLKRDELL comes from the coding sequence ATGATCTGGCTCGAGCTCGGACTGATCGCGTTCGTCATCATCGCGGCGGTCTTCGTCGCACTCGCTCGCGACGTCGTCGGCGCGATCGTTACGTTCGCCGCGTTCGGGCTGGGTATCTCGGTGATCTGGACGTTGCTGGCTGCACCGGACGTGGCGCTCGTCGAGGCCGCAGTGGGTGCCGGAGTCATCTCGGTGTTACTCCTGATCACCCTCGTCAAGACGACCGGCAGATCGACGTCGGCAGACGACGCGGGTCTCAGGGAGAAACTCCAACCGCTGAACGGTCCGGCGTTGCTCATCCTCGGTGGGCTGGCGATTCCGCTCGGCTATACGATCCTGTCGCTCCCGGCGATCGGTGACCCCACTGCGCCGGCCGTAAGCGCGGAGTTCGCCGACGGTACGCAGACGCCGTACGGCTACTACATCGCGGAGACCCTCGACGAGGCCGGCTTTCCGAACGCCGTCGTCTCGGTGCTCGTGGTCTACCGTGGACTCGACACGCTGGGAGAGCTGATCGTCGCCTTCTCGGCCGCCGTGAGCGTGCTCGTCGTACTCAAACGTGATGAACTCCTATGA
- a CDS encoding cation:proton antiporter subunit C — MIETHHYYLTSFALFLIGLYMMIDNRNLIKKVIGLNFSQVAVYLMLVTIGYVDGANPPIVGLEGPHANPLAHVLVLTAIVVGVSLTGLALALVIRLYDEFGTLDSREIERKLAADDAERGVDTDD; from the coding sequence GTGATCGAGACACACCACTACTACCTGACGTCGTTCGCACTCTTCCTGATCGGACTGTACATGATGATCGACAACCGGAACCTCATCAAGAAGGTGATCGGCCTGAACTTCTCGCAGGTCGCAGTATACCTGATGCTCGTGACGATCGGCTACGTCGACGGTGCGAACCCGCCGATCGTGGGACTCGAGGGTCCGCACGCGAATCCGCTCGCGCACGTGCTCGTGCTGACGGCGATCGTCGTCGGGGTTTCGCTGACTGGGCTCGCACTCGCACTCGTCATCAGACTGTACGACGAGTTCGGCACGTTAGACTCGCGTGAGATCGAACGAAAGCTGGCTGCCGACGACGCCGAACGAGGGGTGGACACCGATGACTGA
- a CDS encoding proton-conducting transporter membrane subunit encodes MTEPILATAGTGEVVSIRPVAALLVSLVAVALIVASHSRPNVREGWSIAAALAMFAIVASMAPGVLEGRVYVTPFGEIVPGVELALRADALGMLFAVVASGLYVLTAIYSIGYMRGHDERYQTRFFAMLCASVGAALGIAFAPNLLLLLVFYEVLTIATYPLVAHDESEEARVSGYKYLAYAFSGGLAVFGGMLAVFWLTGTVTFSRGGIVELAAADPWTARGAFALLVAGFSVKAAVMPLHSWLPSAMVAPTPVSGLLHAVAVVKAGAFGVARTVIDVFGPGLVADLGMGAPLAAFAGATILIASLFALRQDNLKARLAYSTIAQLSYIVFGLSLLEPAALTGGLLHIPAHAFAKLTLFLCAGALYVQLHVKYISEMAGVGKRMPVTMGAFALASFSMAGMPLLAGFVSKWHLIWGGAEAGQLLVPAVLVTSGALNIGYFWPIVYTAFFERPDDREPKPVLDGPIGGTPVGEVRADGGSADEGDHDRDDHDHGHGHHDLPPTDGWGRPDGLLRETTLLMLVPLMSTTTLMVLFGIVPDYMFFFDLVEFIVEGATEGVSGR; translated from the coding sequence ATGACTGAGCCGATCCTCGCGACGGCAGGGACGGGCGAGGTCGTCTCGATCCGGCCGGTCGCGGCGCTTCTCGTCTCGCTCGTCGCGGTCGCGTTGATCGTCGCCTCGCACAGCCGGCCGAACGTCCGGGAGGGATGGTCGATCGCGGCCGCACTCGCGATGTTTGCCATCGTCGCCAGCATGGCTCCGGGCGTACTCGAGGGGCGGGTCTACGTGACCCCCTTCGGCGAGATCGTCCCCGGCGTCGAGCTGGCGTTGCGCGCGGACGCGCTCGGGATGTTGTTCGCGGTCGTCGCCAGCGGCCTGTACGTCCTCACGGCGATCTACAGCATCGGTTACATGCGTGGCCACGACGAGCGCTACCAGACACGATTCTTCGCCATGCTGTGTGCGAGCGTCGGTGCCGCACTCGGGATCGCGTTCGCCCCCAACCTGTTGCTGTTGCTCGTGTTCTACGAGGTGCTGACGATCGCGACCTACCCGCTCGTCGCCCACGACGAGTCCGAGGAGGCACGCGTCTCGGGATATAAGTATCTCGCGTACGCGTTCTCCGGTGGACTCGCCGTCTTCGGCGGGATGCTCGCCGTCTTCTGGCTGACCGGGACGGTCACGTTCAGCCGTGGCGGCATCGTCGAACTCGCCGCGGCCGACCCGTGGACCGCACGCGGTGCGTTCGCGTTGCTCGTCGCCGGCTTCAGCGTCAAAGCCGCCGTGATGCCGCTTCACTCCTGGCTGCCGAGTGCGATGGTCGCGCCGACGCCCGTCTCGGGGCTGTTGCACGCGGTCGCGGTCGTCAAAGCCGGCGCCTTCGGCGTCGCCCGGACCGTGATCGACGTCTTCGGCCCAGGTCTGGTCGCAGACCTCGGGATGGGCGCGCCGCTTGCGGCTTTCGCCGGTGCGACGATCCTGATCGCGAGCCTGTTCGCACTCCGGCAGGACAACCTCAAGGCGAGGCTCGCGTACTCGACGATCGCACAGCTTTCCTACATCGTCTTCGGGCTCTCGCTGCTCGAGCCCGCGGCGCTGACCGGCGGGCTGTTGCACATCCCCGCCCACGCGTTCGCGAAACTGACGTTGTTCCTCTGTGCCGGCGCGCTCTACGTCCAGCTACACGTTAAATACATAAGCGAAATGGCTGGCGTCGGGAAACGGATGCCCGTGACGATGGGGGCGTTCGCGCTGGCGAGTTTCAGCATGGCCGGGATGCCGCTTCTCGCCGGCTTCGTGAGCAAGTGGCATCTCATCTGGGGTGGCGCAGAGGCCGGGCAGCTGCTCGTTCCCGCGGTGTTGGTCACCTCCGGCGCGTTGAACATCGGCTACTTCTGGCCCATCGTCTACACGGCCTTCTTCGAGCGCCCGGACGACCGCGAACCGAAGCCGGTGCTCGACGGCCCGATCGGTGGCACACCGGTCGGGGAGGTCCGGGCCGACGGCGGCTCCGCGGACGAGGGTGATCACGACCGTGACGACCACGATCACGGCCACGGCCACCACGACCTTCCGCCGACCGACGGCTGGGGTCGTCCGGACGGCCTGTTACGAGAGACGACGCTGCTGATGCTCGTTCCACTCATGTCCACGACGACGCTCATGGTCCTGTTCGGTATCGTCCCCGACTACATGTTCTTCTTCGACCTCGTCGAGTTCATCGTCGAGGGTGCGACCGAGGGGGTGAGCGGGCGATGA
- a CDS encoding MnhB domain-containing protein yields MTMTRDSDTDTDDRRYNGAKADTSDNADSVAEPATPVDDEFDVPDTEVARGATPVTQSPVIKTVSRTVTPFVVAFGVYITLFGTSLPGGAFQGGIVMGSAVVLIGLAFGFDPTQEWLDARALGGLFLLGAGLFGAVAVGGVVFGGAVLELFVFPLSVEDMVKLVEVAIAALVTGVVIGLVIWLSSGVIGGEKT; encoded by the coding sequence ATGACGATGACACGAGACAGCGATACGGATACGGACGATCGGCGGTACAACGGTGCCAAAGCGGACACTTCGGACAATGCGGACAGCGTGGCCGAGCCGGCTACACCGGTCGACGACGAATTCGACGTGCCGGATACGGAAGTCGCCCGGGGGGCAACGCCGGTCACCCAGAGCCCGGTCATCAAGACGGTCTCCAGAACGGTCACGCCGTTCGTCGTCGCGTTCGGGGTCTATATCACGTTGTTCGGGACGAGTCTCCCGGGCGGCGCGTTCCAGGGGGGGATCGTGATGGGGTCTGCGGTCGTACTCATCGGTCTCGCCTTCGGATTCGACCCGACCCAGGAGTGGCTCGACGCGCGAGCGCTCGGTGGGCTGTTCCTGCTCGGTGCCGGGCTTTTCGGTGCCGTCGCCGTCGGTGGCGTCGTTTTCGGAGGAGCAGTCCTCGAGCTGTTCGTCTTCCCGCTGTCGGTCGAGGACATGGTCAAGCTCGTCGAAGTGGCGATCGCTGCGCTGGTGACCGGCGTCGTTATCGGCCTCGTCATCTGGCTCTCTTCGGGCGTTATCGGAGGTGAAAAGACGTGA
- the mnhG gene encoding monovalent cation/H(+) antiporter subunit G, which produces MTLVTALIVLFVAIGVFFTFVSAVGVLRLPDVYTRSHAATKADTLGAGFAILGVAVYFGTSGEVLRAVFLFVFIYYTNPTAAHAITRAAYSQDVEPWTSENTEEGSR; this is translated from the coding sequence ATGACCTTGGTGACCGCTCTGATCGTGCTTTTCGTCGCTATCGGCGTCTTTTTCACGTTCGTCAGTGCCGTCGGCGTGTTGCGTTTGCCCGATGTCTACACCCGATCGCACGCCGCCACGAAAGCTGACACGCTCGGCGCCGGCTTCGCCATTCTCGGCGTCGCCGTCTACTTCGGTACTTCCGGCGAGGTACTTCGAGCCGTGTTTCTGTTCGTGTTCATCTACTACACGAACCCGACGGCGGCACACGCGATCACCCGCGCTGCGTACAGTCAAGACGTCGAGCCGTGGACGAGCGAGAACACCGAGGAGGGATCGCGATGA
- a CDS encoding cation:proton antiporter, with protein MTDLLNAIMLGSAAIVVVLAAVVLYRAVVGPTTYDRVLAVNVVGTSTVIVIALIAAGLDRPEYLDIAIVYALLNFVLSLAVGRFTYSNGEVKWR; from the coding sequence ATGACTGATCTACTCAACGCCATTATGCTCGGCTCGGCGGCGATCGTCGTCGTGCTCGCGGCCGTGGTCCTCTATCGGGCCGTGGTCGGACCGACGACCTACGATCGCGTTCTCGCGGTGAACGTGGTCGGGACCAGTACCGTCATCGTGATCGCACTGATCGCAGCGGGGCTCGACCGGCCCGAGTACCTCGACATCGCGATCGTCTACGCCCTGCTCAACTTCGTGTTGAGCCTGGCCGTCGGTCGATTCACCTACAGTAACGGGGAGGTGAAGTGGCGATGA